One genomic window of Evansella cellulosilytica DSM 2522 includes the following:
- a CDS encoding metallophosphoesterase family protein, translating into MKIAFISDIHGNATALEAVLHDIERKQVDKIVVLGDICYRGPEPKRSLQLVQQLNTTVLKGNADEWVVRGIQEGEVPQHALNMMRKEREWIVERLDSHDLTYLENLPTNHVLQFSNDLNIHCFHATPSSLFDVVPQHEQADSLSEKLMSQEEAGIYLYAHIHLPYVKYINGKVVANLGSVGLPFDGTAKSSYLIVEDDNGQVQLTIQRVDYDIEKVVEQYQSLQYPNSELMINVVRNARLP; encoded by the coding sequence ATGAAAATTGCTTTTATTTCGGATATTCATGGTAATGCGACTGCGTTAGAAGCTGTTCTACACGACATTGAAAGGAAGCAGGTAGACAAAATAGTCGTCCTTGGAGATATTTGTTATCGAGGTCCTGAACCGAAAAGATCTCTACAATTAGTACAACAGTTAAATACAACAGTGTTAAAAGGGAATGCAGATGAATGGGTTGTTCGAGGAATACAGGAGGGAGAAGTCCCACAACATGCATTAAATATGATGAGAAAAGAACGAGAATGGATTGTTGAAAGGCTCGATAGTCACGACCTTACATATCTCGAAAATTTACCGACTAATCATGTTCTACAATTTTCAAATGATTTAAATATTCATTGTTTTCATGCTACACCATCAAGTCTCTTTGATGTTGTCCCACAACACGAGCAAGCAGATTCATTAAGTGAAAAACTGATGTCACAGGAGGAAGCGGGTATATACTTATATGCGCATATTCATCTACCATATGTAAAGTACATTAACGGAAAGGTAGTCGCAAATTTAGGAAGTGTTGGGTTACCTTTTGATGGTACTGCAAAGTCTTCTTATTTGATTGTCGAAGATGACAATGGGCAGGTTCAGTTAACGATACAGAGAGTAGACTATGATATAGAAAAAGTAGTTGAACAATATCAATCATTGCAATACCCAAATAGTGAATTAATGATAAACGTTGTTAGGAATGCACGCTTGCCTTAG
- the pheT gene encoding phenylalanine--tRNA ligase subunit beta — translation MLVSYKWLKDYIEIDDLTPQEVAEKLTRSGVEVDIVHAMNQGVKNIVVGKVVDCEKHPEADKLNLCQVDIGEEELTQIVCGAANVGKGQYVVVAKVGARLPGGVKIKRAKLRGQTSEGMICSLQELGFEGKTVAKEYAEGIYNFPTELPPGTDAIPLLNLDDHVLELDLTPNRADCLSLLGVAYEVGAILGRDVKLPRFSVNEASEKADEYISVNVDAKTDSPYYGAIVIKDVKIEPSPLWLQSRLMAAGIRPHNNVVDVTNYVLLEYGQPLHSFDYDRLGSKEVLVRRAVAGEKITTLDDVERTLTTDYLAITNGSDPVALAGVMGGATSEVDNETTNILLEAAYFHGSTIRKASRELGLRSDASARFEKGVDPNRVREAGLRAAAMIAELAGGTVLSGVVEFDELDAKPNVVEISLEKINALLGTNIDANTVEGIMDKLQFPYEEENGVFTITAPTRRQDIVIEADVIEEVARLYGYDNIPTTLPNTATTPGGLTTIQVKKRKVRRFLENAGLHEAVSYSLTTAEKESFFTKESSNRVNVALPMSEERSALRTTLIPHLLDALSHNKNRSMQEVRLYEVGSVFQTDEETITKQPTETTFVSGAIMGLWHEHSWQGEKKPVDFFVAKGIVEGLLAQLNVLEKAEFVQTEVEGFHPGRTAKLKVSGTDVGVIGQVHPTVAKEWSLHETYVFELNFTKLVNIETEEIRYNAIPRFPAIDRDIALVVTESTQAGEVEKVIVEFGGPLLKNVALFDVYQGEHLDAGKKSLAFSLRYQDPEKTLTDEEVTKVHENVLKGLEEKLGATLRS, via the coding sequence GTGCTTGTATCTTATAAATGGTTAAAGGATTATATTGAAATTGATGATTTAACACCGCAGGAAGTAGCAGAGAAGCTGACAAGAAGTGGTGTTGAGGTAGATATTGTTCATGCAATGAATCAAGGGGTCAAGAACATCGTTGTAGGTAAAGTAGTTGATTGTGAGAAGCATCCAGAAGCGGATAAGCTCAACCTCTGTCAAGTCGATATTGGGGAAGAAGAACTTACGCAAATCGTATGTGGTGCTGCAAACGTTGGCAAAGGTCAATATGTCGTCGTTGCAAAAGTTGGTGCTAGACTTCCAGGTGGAGTGAAAATAAAGCGAGCAAAGCTACGTGGTCAAACATCGGAAGGGATGATTTGCTCGTTGCAAGAGCTTGGTTTTGAAGGGAAAACAGTAGCCAAGGAATATGCTGAAGGCATTTACAATTTCCCAACAGAATTACCACCAGGAACAGATGCAATACCATTATTAAATTTAGATGATCACGTTTTAGAATTAGATTTAACACCTAACAGGGCTGATTGCTTAAGTTTATTAGGTGTTGCATATGAGGTAGGTGCTATTTTAGGGCGAGACGTAAAACTACCTCGTTTTTCTGTGAATGAGGCGAGTGAAAAAGCGGACGAATACATTTCAGTAAACGTGGATGCAAAGACGGATAGCCCATATTACGGGGCAATTGTAATTAAAGATGTAAAGATTGAGCCTTCTCCACTCTGGCTGCAATCGAGATTAATGGCAGCGGGTATTCGTCCACATAACAACGTAGTTGACGTAACGAACTATGTGCTATTAGAATACGGGCAACCACTACATTCTTTTGACTATGATCGGTTAGGATCAAAGGAAGTACTCGTAAGACGCGCAGTGGCGGGAGAAAAAATAACAACGCTTGATGACGTTGAAAGAACGCTTACGACAGACTATTTAGCTATTACTAACGGTAGTGATCCAGTAGCTTTAGCGGGAGTGATGGGCGGCGCTACTTCGGAAGTTGATAATGAAACGACAAACATTTTATTAGAAGCTGCATATTTTCATGGTTCTACAATTAGAAAAGCATCGAGAGAGTTAGGTCTTCGCAGCGATGCTAGTGCACGTTTTGAAAAAGGGGTAGACCCAAATCGCGTGAGAGAGGCTGGTCTTCGAGCAGCTGCAATGATCGCCGAATTAGCAGGTGGAACAGTTCTTTCTGGCGTTGTTGAGTTTGATGAGCTCGATGCGAAGCCGAATGTGGTGGAAATATCACTTGAAAAAATAAATGCACTTCTAGGAACGAATATTGATGCTAATACGGTAGAAGGCATTATGGATAAATTACAGTTTCCTTATGAAGAAGAAAATGGCGTATTTACAATTACTGCACCTACTCGGAGGCAGGATATAGTAATAGAAGCTGATGTGATAGAAGAAGTTGCAAGGCTATATGGTTATGATAATATTCCAACTACGCTTCCAAACACAGCGACAACACCTGGTGGATTAACTACTATTCAGGTGAAAAAACGTAAAGTTCGTCGTTTTCTTGAAAATGCAGGTTTGCATGAAGCTGTAAGCTACTCCTTAACTACGGCAGAGAAGGAATCGTTCTTTACAAAAGAAAGCAGTAACAGAGTAAATGTAGCACTACCTATGAGTGAAGAGCGCAGTGCACTTCGCACAACACTTATCCCACATTTACTTGATGCGTTAAGTCATAATAAGAACCGAAGCATGCAAGAAGTTCGTTTATATGAGGTTGGTTCTGTTTTTCAAACAGATGAGGAGACGATTACGAAGCAGCCTACAGAAACGACCTTCGTTTCAGGTGCGATAATGGGTCTTTGGCATGAACATAGCTGGCAAGGAGAGAAAAAGCCTGTTGATTTCTTCGTAGCTAAAGGGATCGTTGAAGGATTGTTAGCACAGCTGAACGTACTAGAGAAGGCAGAATTTGTCCAAACGGAAGTAGAAGGTTTCCATCCTGGTAGAACGGCTAAGCTCAAAGTTTCAGGTACTGATGTTGGAGTCATTGGTCAAGTGCACCCAACTGTTGCTAAAGAATGGTCATTACACGAAACATATGTGTTTGAATTAAACTTTACAAAGCTAGTAAATATAGAAACAGAAGAAATTCGGTATAATGCTATCCCAAGATTCCCAGCAATTGATCGTGACATTGCACTTGTAGTAACGGAATCAACACAAGCGGGTGAGGTTGAAAAAGTTATTGTAGAATTCGGTGGACCTCTACTTAAAAATGTTGCATTATTTGACGTGTATCAAGGTGAGCATTTAGATGCTGGAAAAAAATCATTAGCATTTTCTCTACGATATCAAGATCCTGAGAAAACGTTAACGGATGAAGAAGTCACGAAGGTACATGAAAATGTGCTAAAAGGATTAGAGGAAAAACTAGGAGCGACACTCCGGTCGTAA
- the pheS gene encoding phenylalanine--tRNA ligase subunit alpha has translation MIDRLQQLKDEAITKANEATTIKELKDLRVSYLGKKGPITEVLKGMGKLSADERPKVGQAANEVREAVATVIEEKEQKLEEAALTEKLKSESIDVTLPGRPINKGSRHPLTSVVETIEDIFIGMGFTVAEGPEVETDYYNFESLNLPKDHPARDMQDTFFITNDLLLRTQTSPVQTRTMEKHEGRGPVKIICPGKVYRRDEDDATHSHQFMQIEGLVVDEGIRMSDLKGIFEQFVKKYFGEGREIRLRPSFFPFTEPSAELDVSCAICGGDGCRTCKQTGWIEVLGSGMVHPNVLRMSGFDPEKYTGFAFGMGVERFAMLKYGVDDIRHFYTNDTRFLSQFKRV, from the coding sequence ATGATAGATCGTCTACAGCAACTAAAAGATGAAGCAATCACTAAAGCAAATGAAGCAACGACGATAAAAGAATTAAAGGATTTAAGGGTGTCTTATTTAGGGAAAAAAGGGCCTATAACTGAAGTATTAAAAGGAATGGGCAAGCTTTCCGCAGATGAGCGTCCTAAAGTTGGACAGGCAGCTAACGAAGTGCGTGAGGCTGTTGCAACGGTTATAGAGGAAAAGGAACAAAAACTAGAAGAAGCAGCATTAACAGAAAAGTTAAAAAGCGAGAGCATTGATGTAACATTGCCAGGTCGTCCGATAAATAAAGGTAGCAGACATCCACTAACATCTGTTGTGGAAACAATTGAGGATATTTTTATCGGGATGGGCTTTACTGTTGCTGAAGGGCCAGAAGTAGAAACTGATTATTATAATTTTGAATCATTAAACTTACCGAAAGATCATCCGGCAAGGGATATGCAAGATACATTTTTTATTACTAACGATTTATTATTGCGAACACAGACGTCACCAGTTCAAACGAGAACGATGGAAAAGCATGAAGGGCGTGGTCCAGTAAAAATAATCTGTCCAGGAAAGGTGTATCGTCGAGATGAAGACGACGCGACGCACTCGCATCAATTTATGCAAATAGAAGGATTAGTTGTAGATGAAGGTATTCGCATGAGTGATTTAAAAGGGATTTTCGAGCAGTTCGTGAAAAAGTACTTTGGTGAGGGAAGAGAAATACGTCTTCGTCCTAGCTTTTTTCCATTCACTGAACCTTCAGCAGAGTTAGACGTGTCATGTGCGATTTGTGGGGGAGACGGTTGTAGAACGTGTAAGCAGACAGGATGGATTGAAGTATTAGGTTCAGGAATGGTCCACCCAAATGTGTTACGTATGAGTGGATTTGATCCTGAAAAGTATACTGGTTTTGCTTTTGGTATGGGTGTTGAGCGATTTGCGATGTTAAAATATGGCGTTGATGATATTCGCCATTTCTATACGAACGATACGAGATTTTTATCTCAATTTAAGAGAGTTTAA
- a CDS encoding TrmH family RNA methyltransferase, giving the protein MDPIESTSNPRVKTWKKLHSRKGREKTGLFLVEGVHLIEEALKAFIHMKELVIDVDKEIPVEWKVSNVPQVFVTNKVMKEICETETPQGFVAICELPDNKNVPLERGKFLFLDGLQDPGNVGAIIRTADAAGINGVVLGEGTVDPFNGKVIRATQGSIFHLPVQRMDLKEAVQICKEKNIPVFGTSLQGSTYNAIQPQDNFALIVGNEGSGVEDTLLEMTDQNLYIPIHGKAESLNVSIATGILLYHLRG; this is encoded by the coding sequence ATGGACCCGATAGAATCAACGAGTAATCCAAGGGTGAAGACCTGGAAAAAGCTGCACTCTAGAAAAGGTAGAGAAAAAACAGGCTTATTTTTAGTTGAAGGAGTACATCTTATTGAAGAAGCATTAAAAGCTTTTATACATATGAAAGAGCTTGTTATAGATGTTGACAAAGAAATTCCTGTAGAGTGGAAAGTATCTAATGTTCCACAAGTGTTCGTAACAAATAAAGTAATGAAAGAAATATGTGAAACTGAGACACCACAAGGGTTTGTTGCTATTTGTGAATTACCAGATAATAAAAATGTACCTTTGGAGAGAGGGAAGTTTTTATTTTTAGATGGTCTCCAAGACCCTGGTAACGTGGGAGCTATTATTCGTACTGCTGATGCTGCAGGCATAAACGGTGTTGTACTAGGAGAAGGTACTGTTGACCCGTTTAACGGAAAAGTCATTCGAGCAACACAAGGATCTATTTTTCACTTGCCGGTACAACGAATGGATTTAAAAGAAGCTGTTCAGATTTGTAAAGAAAAGAATATCCCTGTCTTTGGAACAAGTTTACAAGGAAGTACATATAATGCGATCCAACCGCAAGATAATTTTGCGCTAATCGTTGGAAATGAAGGAAGTGGTGTGGAAGATACACTACTAGAAATGACAGATCAAAATTTATATATTCCGATACACGGGAAAGCTGAATCATTAAATGTTAGTATTGCAACTGGGATTTTACTTTATCATTTAAGAGGATAA
- the sspI gene encoding small acid-soluble spore protein SspI, which produces MSFNLRGAILQNVSGNSAQEVEETILDAVQSGEEKMLPGLGVLFEVYWKNASEDDKQQVINQISKGLQ; this is translated from the coding sequence ATGAGTTTTAATTTACGTGGTGCAATCTTACAAAACGTATCAGGAAATAGCGCTCAAGAAGTGGAAGAAACCATTTTAGATGCAGTACAAAGTGGAGAAGAGAAAATGCTTCCTGGGTTAGGGGTTTTATTTGAAGTGTATTGGAAGAATGCTAGTGAAGACGATAAACAACAAGTAATTAATCAAATTTCTAAAGGATTACAATAA
- a CDS encoding BCCT family transporter translates to MNKIFKNIVLIISVIIVILISGWGFLFPSHMENTMTYILSFAIDGFGWFYVLSTAVFISFCLYLGFGPYKHMKLGKVNDKPEYSFFSWIGMLFAAGMGVGLVFWGVAEPMSHYHSPPPHGITPHSQEAAEVGILYGVFHWGIHPWAVYAIVALGLAFAKFRKELPGLISSAFYPIIGERIHGPIGKSIDIVAIIGTTIGIATSFGLSTLQISGGLNELIGIENSIFLQLSIVSVITVVFIVSVVTGINRGMKYLSITNLYIACFLLLAVLFLGPTLFILEHFTKTLGSYISGFIALTYSTTPYTDNEWIGNWTFFYWAWVISWSPFVGTFIARISRGRSLQQFIIGVLFIPTIVTVFWFVTFGGSGIFLEMNEDISMSEQIYSSPETGLFLVLSELPFGLILSLIALVLITIFFITSANSATYVLGVFTSQGNLSPKNVLLISWGILISAIASALIVSGGLDGLQAIAITTAVPFTLLMLFMIVAIYKSLRKEGIEKHRIKRKEDW, encoded by the coding sequence ATGAACAAAATATTTAAAAATATCGTCTTAATCATATCCGTCATTATAGTTATTCTCATTAGTGGATGGGGGTTCCTCTTTCCTTCTCACATGGAAAACACAATGACTTATATTTTATCTTTTGCTATCGATGGCTTTGGATGGTTCTATGTATTGAGTACTGCTGTGTTCATTTCATTTTGTCTTTATTTAGGCTTTGGTCCATATAAACATATGAAACTTGGAAAAGTAAATGACAAACCCGAATACAGTTTTTTTTCATGGATTGGCATGCTATTTGCTGCAGGAATGGGAGTCGGTTTAGTGTTTTGGGGTGTCGCAGAGCCTATGAGCCATTACCATTCTCCTCCACCACATGGTATCACTCCGCATTCACAAGAAGCTGCTGAGGTAGGAATCCTTTATGGGGTATTTCACTGGGGAATCCACCCTTGGGCTGTATATGCAATAGTTGCGCTAGGACTTGCTTTTGCAAAATTTAGAAAAGAGCTCCCAGGATTAATAAGCTCTGCTTTTTATCCCATTATAGGTGAACGAATACATGGTCCTATAGGCAAATCGATCGACATCGTTGCCATTATTGGAACGACTATCGGTATCGCTACCTCTTTCGGTCTGAGTACTTTACAAATAAGCGGAGGGCTTAACGAATTAATTGGTATAGAAAACAGTATATTCCTTCAATTATCGATCGTCTCTGTCATTACAGTCGTTTTTATAGTATCTGTTGTGACTGGAATAAACCGTGGGATGAAGTATTTAAGTATCACAAACTTATATATTGCTTGTTTTTTATTGCTCGCCGTCCTATTTTTAGGACCAACTTTATTTATTTTAGAGCATTTCACAAAAACATTGGGAAGCTATATTAGTGGGTTTATAGCATTAACTTATAGTACTACTCCATATACAGATAATGAATGGATCGGAAATTGGACTTTCTTTTACTGGGCATGGGTCATTTCTTGGAGCCCGTTCGTCGGAACATTTATTGCTAGAATTTCGAGAGGAAGAAGTTTGCAGCAATTCATTATAGGTGTTCTTTTTATACCGACGATTGTAACAGTTTTTTGGTTTGTTACATTTGGTGGTTCCGGTATATTCTTGGAAATGAATGAAGACATCTCTATGTCTGAACAAATTTATTCAAGTCCTGAAACTGGTTTATTTTTAGTGCTGAGCGAGCTTCCATTCGGATTAATATTAAGTCTCATTGCATTAGTACTGATTACCATCTTCTTTATAACGTCAGCTAATTCAGCTACATATGTGTTAGGTGTATTTACGTCTCAAGGAAATCTATCACCAAAAAATGTCCTTTTAATTTCCTGGGGTATTTTAATATCTGCTATTGCTTCTGCATTAATAGTGAGTGGCGGATTAGATGGCTTACAAGCCATAGCGATAACAACAGCTGTACCATTTACACTTTTAATGTTATTCATGATCGTTGCCATATACAAATCGTTAAGGAAAGAGGGGATTGAAAAGCATAGAATAAAAAGGAAAGAGGATTGGTAA
- a CDS encoding M42 family metallopeptidase produces MDEMLNMLKDLTDANGIPGNEREPRDVMRKYIAPFADQVETDNLGSLIAKKVGDPNGPKIMVAGHLDEIGFMVTSIDDKGFVKFQPVGGWWEQVMLAQRVTIMTRNGNIPGVIGSKPPHILPAEARKKPVDKKDMFIDIGASSKEEAQEFGVRPGDSIVPVCEFTVMKNEKMLMAKAWDNRIGCAIAIEVLRRLKDEQHPNVVYGVGTVQEEVGLRGARTSAHHIQPDIGFGVDVGIAGDTPGVTDKDALAKMGKGPQIIVYDASMVSHKGLRDFVTDTADEKNIPYQFDSVAAGGTDSGAIHLTANGVPSLSITIATRYIHTHAAILHRDDFENAVKLIVEVIKKLDRNTVNTITFQ; encoded by the coding sequence ATGGATGAAATGTTAAATATGTTGAAAGATCTTACTGATGCAAATGGAATTCCAGGTAATGAAAGAGAACCGAGAGATGTGATGAGAAAGTACATCGCCCCCTTTGCTGATCAAGTAGAGACAGATAATCTAGGAAGCTTAATTGCTAAAAAGGTTGGGGATCCAAATGGCCCTAAAATTATGGTCGCGGGTCACCTGGACGAAATAGGATTTATGGTAACTAGCATCGATGATAAAGGGTTTGTTAAATTCCAACCAGTTGGTGGTTGGTGGGAGCAAGTGATGCTGGCTCAACGTGTGACAATTATGACTCGTAATGGGAATATTCCCGGAGTAATTGGGTCTAAGCCGCCACATATTCTACCAGCTGAAGCGAGAAAGAAACCAGTCGATAAAAAGGATATGTTTATCGATATTGGCGCTTCAAGTAAGGAAGAAGCACAGGAGTTTGGTGTTCGACCAGGAGACTCTATCGTTCCAGTATGTGAATTTACTGTCATGAAAAATGAAAAAATGTTAATGGCAAAAGCGTGGGACAATCGCATTGGCTGTGCGATTGCAATAGAAGTGCTAAGACGTCTAAAGGATGAACAACATCCTAATGTCGTGTACGGTGTAGGAACCGTTCAAGAAGAAGTTGGGTTACGTGGAGCAAGAACATCTGCACATCATATTCAACCTGATATCGGTTTTGGTGTAGACGTCGGAATTGCAGGTGATACACCTGGAGTAACAGATAAAGATGCTCTTGCAAAAATGGGTAAAGGACCACAAATCATCGTTTACGATGCATCAATGGTTTCACATAAAGGATTAAGAGATTTTGTTACGGACACTGCAGATGAAAAGAATATTCCTTATCAATTTGACTCTGTTGCTGCAGGTGGCACAGACTCTGGTGCGATTCACTTAACTGCTAATGGTGTACCATCACTTTCTATAACAATTGCAACTCGCTACATTCATACGCATGCTGCAATTTTACATCGCGATGATTTTGAAAATGCAGTTAAGTTAATTGTTGAAGTGATTAAAAAGTTAGATAGAAATACAGTTAACACGATTACATTTCAATAA
- a CDS encoding dUTP diphosphatase: MDFQMLYKMQKQLDNHIEAKHQLEDENVLDRKILAFHVELAELANETRCFKFWSEKAPSDDAIILEEYVDGIHFILSIGIEYGYDNETMFEAPKQTKKTGEALVPYFFEVINATSLLREKGDKTSFDHLFTSYLTLGEALGFSANNIIDAYKNKNEVNYQRQQQGY, translated from the coding sequence ATGGACTTTCAAATGCTTTATAAAATGCAAAAACAGTTGGATAATCATATAGAAGCAAAACATCAACTAGAAGATGAAAATGTATTAGATAGAAAAATTCTTGCGTTTCATGTTGAACTAGCTGAATTGGCAAATGAGACGAGATGCTTTAAATTTTGGAGTGAAAAAGCCCCATCAGATGATGCCATTATTTTAGAAGAATATGTTGATGGTATCCATTTTATATTATCAATTGGGATAGAATATGGTTACGACAACGAAACAATGTTCGAAGCTCCTAAGCAAACTAAAAAGACAGGAGAAGCACTAGTCCCATATTTTTTTGAAGTAATTAATGCAACATCATTACTAAGAGAAAAGGGTGACAAAACATCGTTTGATCATTTATTTACTTCTTACCTAACTTTAGGAGAAGCGTTAGGATTTTCAGCAAATAATATAATAGATGCCTATAAGAACAAAAATGAAGTGAATTATCAACGACAACAACAGGGATACTAA
- a CDS encoding Ku protein, with product MHTIWKGSISFGLVNIPIKLHAATENKDVKLRNLHKDCHAPIKYEKTCSECGKEISNEEIVKAYEYTEGKYVVLDDEELEKLKKEQEDKAVEIIDFVMLDEIDPIYFDRTYYVSPNEGGSKAYALLRKSLQETDKIGLAKITIRSKENLAAIRVYGNTIVMETLHFPDEVRDVKNVPNIPNEAEFQKNELETAKTLIDHLTAEFDPSKYTDEYRVELLELIREKVEEDQGVTKQEQTNVIDLMQALEKSIEKAKPSKTTKKTTTKTKTKTTAKPKVTKNPEKQAK from the coding sequence ATGCATACGATTTGGAAAGGAAGCATTTCATTTGGCTTAGTTAATATCCCTATAAAATTGCATGCTGCAACAGAAAATAAAGATGTCAAACTAAGAAACCTTCATAAAGATTGTCATGCACCTATAAAGTACGAAAAAACATGTTCAGAATGTGGTAAAGAAATATCAAATGAAGAAATCGTCAAAGCGTATGAATATACAGAAGGGAAATATGTTGTTTTAGATGATGAAGAGCTTGAGAAACTAAAGAAAGAGCAGGAGGATAAAGCTGTTGAAATTATTGATTTTGTCATGTTAGATGAAATTGATCCGATATACTTTGACCGTACGTATTATGTTAGTCCAAATGAGGGAGGTTCAAAGGCATATGCCCTTTTAAGAAAATCTCTTCAGGAAACTGATAAAATTGGACTCGCTAAAATAACAATTAGATCAAAAGAGAACTTAGCAGCTATTCGGGTGTACGGTAACACTATCGTGATGGAAACGCTCCACTTTCCGGACGAAGTAAGAGACGTAAAAAATGTTCCAAACATACCGAATGAAGCAGAATTCCAAAAGAATGAACTTGAAACCGCCAAAACATTAATTGATCATTTGACAGCAGAGTTTGATCCATCAAAATATACCGATGAATATCGAGTAGAGCTTTTAGAACTTATCCGTGAAAAAGTCGAGGAAGATCAAGGAGTAACAAAGCAGGAGCAAACGAACGTAATAGACCTCATGCAAGCATTAGAAAAAAGCATCGAAAAAGCAAAGCCAAGCAAGACGACGAAAAAGACAACAACAAAAACGAAAACAAAAACGACAGCGAAGCCGAAAGTGACAAAGAATCCAGAAAAGCAAGCAAAGTAA
- a CDS encoding RNA ligase family protein has protein sequence MVNIDFIKPFEPVQANIVPQGNEWIYEMKWDGVRIINYYNGDNVRLFNRKQNERTQQFPELLDIHSYCKASSVILDGEVIALGENGKPSFHQVMRRDALRNMDKVKQLIPILSVFYCIFDIVYYNDEWVNDWHLSDRKDLLSEIITPNEFIQLTPSYDDGETLFDVTKQQGMEGIVAKKLSSTYAFGGKDNRWLKIKNFQDIIAVVGGVTYRNGIVNAILLGLYDNDMNLHYIGHAGTGKLTQNDWRILTNFVDQLKIAQKPFVNEPERAKDAQWIKPSLTVKIKYIEWPKGRSIRQPSIQSFVDIPPTECLLPK, from the coding sequence ATGGTGAACATCGACTTCATTAAACCTTTTGAACCTGTTCAAGCAAATATCGTGCCTCAAGGAAATGAATGGATTTATGAAATGAAATGGGATGGTGTTAGGATTATCAATTATTATAACGGTGATAATGTCCGTCTTTTTAATCGAAAGCAAAATGAACGGACACAACAGTTTCCTGAATTACTAGACATTCACTCATATTGTAAGGCAAGTTCTGTCATATTAGATGGTGAAGTGATCGCACTCGGCGAAAATGGAAAACCATCCTTCCATCAAGTGATGCGGAGAGATGCACTTCGCAATATGGATAAAGTAAAGCAACTAATTCCAATCTTGTCAGTATTTTATTGTATATTTGATATCGTTTATTACAATGATGAGTGGGTAAACGATTGGCATTTGTCAGATAGGAAAGATCTTTTATCGGAAATTATAACACCTAATGAGTTCATACAATTAACCCCTTCCTACGATGATGGTGAAACTCTTTTTGATGTAACAAAGCAACAAGGTATGGAAGGAATCGTAGCAAAAAAGCTAAGTAGTACTTATGCTTTTGGAGGTAAAGATAACAGGTGGCTAAAAATAAAAAACTTCCAGGATATCATTGCTGTAGTTGGCGGCGTCACATACCGAAACGGGATTGTTAATGCCATATTACTTGGCTTATACGACAACGATATGAACCTTCATTATATCGGGCATGCTGGCACTGGAAAACTAACACAAAATGATTGGAGAATACTTACTAATTTCGTAGACCAATTAAAAATTGCACAAAAACCTTTCGTTAATGAGCCTGAACGCGCTAAGGACGCACAATGGATAAAGCCGAGCTTAACTGTGAAAATAAAGTATATAGAATGGCCAAAAGGACGTTCCATTCGACAGCCCAGCATTCAATCATTTGTCGATATACCACCAACGGAATGTCTCTTACCAAAATGA